A region from the Pelagovum pacificum genome encodes:
- a CDS encoding ABC transporter ATP-binding protein, giving the protein MADNEPVLTVENLKAYYQLGLFGINREVRAVDDVTLEIRRNEIYGIAGESSSGKTSLIKTLAAAIRPPLRVVDGKITYRFGDLVIDPYAASKAEVDAIRWKNLSYIMQGSMSVMNPVRRVRKTFEDFAMKPMGVPRKEFYRRVEAHLDRLGLPAEVLSAYPHQLSGGMRQRATIAVATVCRPEFIIADEPTTALDVVVQKDVLAMIRNVQQEMGSSVVFVTHDMSVHANIADRIAIVYAGRIVEEAPTRTIFTAPKHPYTSHLVGSLPRIGDVTQKAALEGKPPNLAEPPPGCRFHPRCPLAIDKCRAEVPPLVNVGSDHRSACWRADEVRPPQALGTEVPA; this is encoded by the coding sequence ATGGCCGACAATGAACCGGTCCTCACCGTCGAGAACCTCAAGGCCTATTACCAGCTTGGCCTCTTCGGCATCAATCGGGAGGTCCGCGCCGTCGACGACGTGACGCTCGAGATCCGCCGAAACGAGATCTACGGCATCGCGGGCGAAAGTTCCTCGGGCAAGACGTCCCTCATCAAGACACTGGCCGCGGCGATCCGCCCGCCGCTCCGCGTGGTGGACGGCAAGATCACCTATCGCTTCGGCGATCTCGTGATCGATCCCTACGCCGCCTCGAAGGCCGAGGTCGACGCGATCCGCTGGAAGAACCTCAGCTACATCATGCAGGGCTCGATGAGCGTGATGAACCCGGTCCGCCGGGTGCGGAAGACGTTCGAGGACTTCGCGATGAAGCCGATGGGCGTCCCTAGGAAGGAGTTCTATCGCCGCGTCGAGGCGCACCTCGACCGGCTGGGCCTGCCCGCCGAAGTGCTCAGCGCCTATCCTCACCAGCTCTCGGGCGGCATGAGACAGCGCGCGACCATCGCGGTCGCCACTGTCTGCCGTCCCGAGTTCATCATCGCCGACGAGCCGACCACCGCGCTCGACGTCGTGGTGCAGAAGGACGTGCTGGCGATGATCCGCAACGTGCAGCAGGAGATGGGCAGCTCGGTCGTCTTCGTGACCCACGACATGAGCGTCCACGCCAACATCGCCGACCGGATCGCCATCGTCTACGCCGGCCGCATCGTGGAGGAGGCACCGACCCGCACCATCTTCACCGCGCCCAAGCACCCCTACACGTCGCACCTCGTCGGATCCCTGCCGCGGATCGGCGACGTGACGCAGAAGGCCGCGCTGGAAGGCAAGCCGCCGAACCTCGCGGAGCCGCCGCCGGGCTGCCGCTTCCACCCTCGCTGCCCGCTCGCAATCGACAAGTGCCGCGCCGAAGTGCCACCGCTCGTGAACGTCGGCAGCGACCACCGCTCCGCCTGCTGGCGCGCGGACGAGGTCCGGCCGCCGCAAGCGCTCGGAACGGAGGTCCCGGCATGA
- a CDS encoding ABC transporter substrate-binding protein produces the protein MKWKTLLASALLMSGMSTGAAFAQEEGGEAPPIQDLPREETLILQNPEGVINNPGWFNIWVSAGGGTSTGLHQLMMDTLWYIDPNEGIDGVNYNSLASAPPEYNDDFTEMTVSLSEGIYWSDGEEFTADDVVFTVQTQMDTPGLVWSGAFSTQVESVEAVDDYTVKFTLQAPNSRFHSVFSVRWNAAWIMPEHIFSEVDDIMSYDFAEPVGLGPYTLHSYDPNGTWYIWQKRDDWDRTTVAEYGEPAPQYVIYRNNMPIDNRLIEMRNGNLDMIHDLSPEGMFSIVEQEDDVRGWFPGFPYAHPDPTLPMFIFNHQNEKFEDAKVRWALALMLEARTLSMASYRGAATLSAISIPPTGTHPDDYHGPMQDELINFELDTGESTIKPYNPDVGLEIAEFVRPQFGDEVPTDEEEIRRAFGYGWWGQDIEAAGELLRSAGFTQEGNQWMMPNGEPFGFTVLIPSEGVINRLGTIAAQTWTQNGVQVTAEVAPDIWPRTEAGDFEMEVGWAVETWGGHPDLSFFLDSYHSQYVSEPGEIQPARNWMRWTNPELDALIEEVRQSDFSDLERNVELGREFVRLHLQDMPNIPVMSYNVFVAMSERYWTGYPTAENPYANPVNNWANSRYILTQLEPVSQ, from the coding sequence ATGAAGTGGAAGACGCTTTTGGCGTCGGCCCTGCTCATGTCCGGCATGAGTACTGGAGCCGCATTCGCGCAGGAGGAAGGCGGCGAAGCCCCGCCGATCCAGGACCTGCCCCGTGAAGAAACGCTGATCCTGCAGAACCCGGAAGGTGTGATCAACAACCCCGGCTGGTTCAACATCTGGGTCAGCGCAGGCGGCGGGACCTCGACCGGCCTGCACCAGCTGATGATGGATACGCTGTGGTACATCGACCCCAACGAGGGGATCGACGGCGTGAACTACAACTCGCTCGCCTCCGCTCCGCCGGAATACAACGACGACTTCACCGAGATGACGGTCTCGCTGAGCGAGGGCATCTACTGGTCGGATGGCGAAGAATTTACCGCCGACGACGTCGTCTTCACCGTTCAGACCCAGATGGACACGCCCGGACTGGTCTGGAGCGGCGCCTTCTCGACCCAGGTCGAGAGCGTCGAAGCGGTCGACGATTACACCGTGAAGTTCACGCTCCAGGCCCCGAACTCGCGCTTCCATTCGGTCTTCTCGGTCCGCTGGAACGCCGCGTGGATCATGCCGGAGCATATCTTCTCCGAAGTCGACGACATCATGTCCTACGACTTCGCGGAGCCCGTCGGCCTCGGCCCCTACACGCTGCACAGCTACGACCCGAACGGGACGTGGTACATCTGGCAAAAGCGTGACGACTGGGATCGCACGACGGTCGCCGAATACGGCGAGCCGGCCCCGCAATACGTCATCTACCGCAACAACATGCCGATCGATAACCGCCTCATCGAGATGCGGAACGGCAACCTCGACATGATCCACGACCTGTCCCCCGAGGGCATGTTCTCGATCGTCGAGCAGGAAGACGACGTGCGCGGCTGGTTCCCGGGCTTCCCCTATGCCCACCCGGATCCGACGCTGCCGATGTTCATCTTCAACCACCAGAACGAGAAGTTCGAGGACGCCAAGGTCCGCTGGGCTCTCGCGCTGATGCTCGAGGCACGGACACTGTCGATGGCGTCCTATCGCGGCGCGGCGACGCTTTCGGCGATCTCCATTCCGCCGACGGGCACGCACCCGGACGATTATCACGGGCCGATGCAGGACGAGCTGATCAACTTCGAACTCGACACGGGTGAGAGCACGATCAAGCCCTACAACCCCGATGTCGGCCTCGAGATCGCGGAGTTCGTTCGTCCCCAGTTCGGCGACGAAGTTCCGACGGACGAAGAAGAGATCCGCCGCGCCTTCGGCTACGGCTGGTGGGGCCAGGACATCGAGGCGGCCGGAGAGCTGCTGCGTTCCGCCGGGTTCACCCAGGAAGGCAACCAGTGGATGATGCCGAACGGCGAACCCTTCGGCTTCACCGTGCTCATCCCGTCCGAGGGTGTCATCAACCGGCTCGGCACGATCGCCGCGCAGACCTGGACCCAGAACGGCGTGCAGGTGACGGCGGAAGTCGCGCCCGACATCTGGCCGCGGACCGAGGCCGGCGACTTCGAGATGGAAGTCGGCTGGGCCGTCGAGACCTGGGGCGGTCATCCCGACCTGTCCTTCTTCCTCGACAGCTACCACTCGCAGTACGTGTCCGAACCGGGTGAGATTCAGCCTGCCCGTAACTGGATGCGCTGGACCAACCCCGAGCTCGACGCTCTGATCGAAGAGGTCCGCCAGTCCGACTTCTCCGACCTCGAGCGGAACGTGGAACTCGGCCGGGAATTCGTGCGCCTGCACCTGCAGGACATGCCCAACATCCCGGTGATGTCCTACAACGTCTTCGTCGCAATGTCGGAGCGCTACTGGACCGGTTACCCGACGGCGGAGAACCCCTACGCCAACCCGGTGAACAACTGGGCCAACAGCCGCTACATCCTGACCCAGCTCGAGCCGGTCAGCCAGTAA
- a CDS encoding ABC transporter permease: protein MLTVVRDLIRLNREFGLGLFLVLLVAGFACLSFFAPIDTSMIYMAPPDMPPSSDYWFGTNSRGQDLFWQATVAIRNTLAFGLLVAVLSRIISITVGLLSGYMGGWVDRALMFVNDIFVALPIFPILVLFYFVLRSDLTPLTLALIMACFGWPYDARLIRSVALGLRHREFTRHAIFAGMNARKVMFEEHLPYVMPIVFSTAMANMIWSIGLEVTLAVLGFTDINQPTIGTMIYWANNHSALVAGIWWWIAVPVTLVVTTFIGLFLLAVSLNEHIDPRSRLRRMGG, encoded by the coding sequence ATGCTGACCGTCGTAAGAGACCTCATTCGCCTGAACCGGGAATTCGGCCTCGGCCTGTTCCTGGTCCTCCTGGTGGCCGGCTTCGCCTGCCTCAGCTTCTTCGCGCCGATCGACACCTCCATGATCTACATGGCGCCACCCGACATGCCGCCGTCGTCGGACTACTGGTTCGGCACCAACTCGCGCGGACAGGACCTGTTCTGGCAGGCGACCGTCGCGATCCGCAACACGCTCGCCTTCGGCCTGCTGGTGGCGGTGCTCAGCCGGATCATCTCGATCACCGTGGGCCTCTTGTCGGGCTATATGGGGGGATGGGTCGACCGGGCGCTGATGTTCGTGAACGACATCTTCGTCGCGCTGCCGATCTTCCCGATCCTCGTGCTGTTCTACTTCGTGCTCCGCAGCGACCTGACGCCGCTGACACTCGCGCTCATCATGGCCTGCTTCGGCTGGCCATACGACGCGCGCCTGATCCGGTCCGTCGCGCTGGGCCTGCGGCACCGCGAATTCACGCGTCACGCTATCTTCGCCGGCATGAACGCCCGGAAGGTGATGTTCGAGGAACACCTGCCCTACGTGATGCCGATCGTCTTCTCGACGGCCATGGCCAACATGATCTGGTCCATCGGCCTGGAGGTGACGCTCGCCGTCCTCGGCTTCACCGATATCAACCAGCCGACGATCGGAACGATGATCTACTGGGCCAACAACCACTCCGCCCTGGTCGCCGGGATCTGGTGGTGGATCGCGGTGCCGGTGACCCTCGTGGTGACCACCTTCATCGGCCTGTTCCTGCTCGCCGTCTCGCTCAATGAACATATCGACCCGCGCTCGCGCCTGCGCCGGATGGGAGGCTGA
- a CDS encoding ABC transporter permease has translation MKAYLWFAAKRAIQLLVVVFFGVSIAFFITNLSPIDPVQQTLSRITSRSGFSPEAVEQMRTALTELYGVDGSMFEQYLNFWRRLSTGDLGPSLIAFPTPAMTLVMRALPWTVGLLAFSIMMTWLLGNMLGGLAGYFQNNRLLKAFGVVAMGVQPIPYYIVAFLMLILFGFIWPILPISGGFAMNVRPGWNMPFILSVLQHAILPSMSLILVGFGTWFLGMRSLVSNIVTEDYVTYAELAGVKRNRIVFAYVMRNAAVPQLTALAMTLGAIFSGTIITEQVFNYPGIGTLLVDAVNGGDNATVLAVSTVAIFSVAVAIFIVDLIHPILDPRVKAE, from the coding sequence GTGAAAGCGTACCTCTGGTTTGCCGCGAAGCGAGCGATTCAGCTCCTCGTCGTCGTCTTCTTCGGCGTCTCGATCGCGTTCTTCATCACCAACCTGTCGCCGATCGATCCGGTGCAGCAGACCCTCAGCCGCATCACGTCACGCTCGGGCTTCAGCCCGGAAGCAGTGGAACAGATGCGCACCGCACTGACCGAACTCTACGGAGTCGACGGCAGCATGTTCGAACAGTACCTGAATTTCTGGCGACGGCTTTCGACCGGCGACCTCGGCCCGTCCCTGATCGCCTTCCCGACCCCGGCGATGACGCTCGTGATGCGCGCGCTGCCCTGGACGGTCGGCCTGCTGGCCTTCTCCATCATGATGACCTGGCTGCTGGGCAACATGCTCGGTGGCCTCGCCGGCTACTTCCAGAACAACCGCCTGCTGAAGGCCTTCGGCGTGGTCGCGATGGGCGTCCAGCCGATCCCCTACTACATCGTCGCCTTCCTGATGCTGATCCTCTTCGGCTTCATCTGGCCGATCCTGCCGATCTCCGGCGGTTTCGCGATGAACGTGCGGCCCGGCTGGAACATGCCCTTCATCCTGTCCGTCCTGCAGCACGCCATCCTGCCGTCGATGTCGCTTATCCTCGTCGGGTTCGGGACATGGTTCCTCGGGATGCGCTCGCTCGTCTCCAACATCGTGACCGAGGACTACGTGACCTATGCCGAACTCGCCGGTGTGAAGCGCAACCGCATCGTCTTCGCCTACGTGATGCGCAACGCGGCGGTGCCGCAGCTCACCGCGCTGGCGATGACGCTCGGCGCGATCTTCTCGGGCACGATCATCACGGAGCAGGTCTTCAACTATCCCGGCATCGGCACGCTGCTGGTCGACGCGGTGAACGGCGGCGACAACGCCACCGTGCTCGCCGTCTCGACGGTGGCGATCTTCTCGGTCGCCGTGGCGATCTTCATCGTCGATCTGATCCACCCGATCCTCGACCCGCGCGTGAAGGCGGAGTGA